CGCATAGTTCGTTCGTACATTCAGCACATAAACAATGAAGATGCGTACTATATTTGTCTCGATAGATTTTTCGCAACAATTGTTaagacaaaatttcatttcttcaaaACGATTtgattttgtactttttttttttttataaagataGGTTTTGGTAGATCTCGCATCTGATGCTcttaaattatgtaaaaaaatacaGTGAATATTTCGTtaagaataaatatctttaatgAGCGAGCAATTAAAGAGTAAGGTACGTTTTTAACGTGTGTAACGTCGACGGTACATTATACCGTAAAAATTCATACAATTCTTAACGAGATCGAAATATCGCTAAAAGCCTGATCTGGAAAAGATCATATGCTCGATATAAGTGTAACGTGCAaacgattaaatttataaacaatcGACTCTTCCCGTCATTAGGGATTCAAAAACTGTTAAGTGTTTGTCGTTGTATTAATATCGCCTTTTTCCCCTATTAATAAAAACACATCCATATTATCTTTTCCTTTAACATAGACTTGGCCACGTGGTTCGAACTCGTATCGTTCCGAGAGTATATCTAAGGAGTTCTTGGCCACTTGTATTCTTCCAGCGACTCCAGTCGAATCCATTCTAGATGCTATATTTACAGCGTCACCCCAGATATCATAGTACAACTTTGTTGCCCCGATCACTCCAGCAGTTACGTCGCCATAATTAAAGCCAATTCTcaagattaatttaaaaccTAGCAATTCTCGattgaaatcgtttattacTTTATGCATCGCCAtggcaaaatttattaattgaaacagATGCATATATTCATGTTCACTTTGTTGCCTAACTTGTGGGTTTAAACCGCTTGCTGCCATAAATGTGCTACCGATAGTTTTAATCTTCTCTACGTTCGAGAATTCTGGCTTTTCCAACAACTCGTCAAAGTCACCAATAAGTTCGTTAAGCACACGCAAATATTCTTTTCCACCCAAATAAGATTCATCATAGAGTTCATTAAAGTTTACTATACTTGCAAAAATAATTCCTACAGCTTTATGATTTTGTGAATATTTAGCAGTGGTTTTTAATTGATCAGCAACATATTTTGGTATAATGTTGTGTAAAAGCCAATCGGCTTGATTTTTCATAGATTGTACACGGCTTTTGTCTCGTGCGGCTACCGCGTTTCCGTGAAAGCTTAATCGATAACTAATTTCAAATTCACGATTTAAAAACCAAACTAACAAAAGTAAAAGTATCAGATCTAAAAAAATCTCGGAATTGTATAATCTTTTATGATATCTGATTTCTGCCTCTCTTAATCTCATAAAGACGAGCTTCGTTGTggaatttaataacaaatcaGAAGTATTATCGAATCCTTTTTTAGCCATAATTTCGTTAAATTGATTGCTGATTAAGCCAATGGCACGTTTGTTTATCATGGCTTGTGAGTAATTGAGCGAGTTATTAATGAATTGATTACCGAGATTTTCTTGATCATATATTACATGATGCATTACAAGATAAAGAAACAATACACCCATGAATGTTACCaagaaatttttcatccaACAATTGAGTTGCgtgaaattacaaaaatgaacTATACCAACAACGATTAAGTAAccataataatattcaaaattgttcaaattatGAAAGTTACTGCACGTATAATTGAGAAGAATTGACGTGATCGGTAAGCCGACAAGAATTGCACCGCATATATGCCAAGGGTACCATTGTGAAAAGAATTTGAATATTCGCTGTGTCACCGTTGCATGAACCATATCCGGATATAAAAGTTGACGAACACAAAGCAACACCGCTATAATTTGAATGGTAGCAGCAGatacaaaaaaaattatataatataacgttggaTAGCAAATTAAAAAGAGCGATACTGTAACGGCAGTATAAACCAACGCCGATATCAGAATATCAAAGTATGTATTGAATCTCGAGGTAGCCAGAGTAGGTGGATTTCCACTGATACATTCGCTAACCTTATGAGCATTTTCTCTATActctttttccatttctttgttCTTGAAAAAGAGTGTCATACTCGAAAGTGGAGGTTTCACGAAGTATGATCGTTGAGAACTTACATTATCTTGAACGCACcttcgtgaaaaataaaatcatacgaactataatataatttttaaacctATAAAGTGAAGTTGTTTTACCTACCTGATTAACTGTAGGTCagattgttttcttaatttgtgAAAACATGCACCAAAGGTATCCGTGACTGCTGGAGGAAATGGATAGGGTGGTACTGAAGACGACGGCTCGTGAACAGAGTTTAATGTCGAACTAGAAGTATAATAGCCACTCACTCTGTGTGCTAATAAATCTCCTTGAGCCATGCCGTTCAtcaaaaataactaaaatatgaaaattaactgCAGGAGGAAAGGGAACATGCTGACTATTATTGAAACTTTATTGTATTGAAGTATCtctaatataatttctatcatTAATTATAAGTTGTACCTGCTgctgtatactactacgtctGCTATTACTTCTAATTCCGGAATCTTTCCTACTGCACATAGAAGAGGCACGACTGAGTGGCTCTTGACCAGACAATAAAGGACTAGAAGGTACAGGATTTGGATCCATTTCAATCTCATTTTGAGACGTATTCTGTAAAGAAATACAACTTATATACGAATGAGATAATGCAGCTGAAAACTAAAGCAAAATCTTTTATCGACACGATTTTGACCTGCCTAAATCCATTGCGATCTTCGTATGATTGAGATTCAATTTTTGATTTGTCGACAATAATTGCTTTGGGTTCTTCCATTTCTAAAGGTGTCATTTCCTCGGTAGTTCGTTGTCGTTGTAAATATTTCCACGGCTTGTTTCgcgcttttttctttccataaCTGGCAACAGATATCGGACTTTTATTTGCGTTCCCCTTTTCATCTGCGGTATCAGTATCTCCGTTTTCGGAATCTAGAATACTTGGCAAAGAATTTGCTTTCATTCTATAATTACTTGTATTAGTAACCATATGGAGGTAATGATATTTGGATTTAGATTGACTATTACAAGAGGCCAGACGATGACGCGATTGCATCAAAGGCGATATACTTGTCGGAGATGTAATATTCATAATGAACTGATTGGTGAAATCTGATTTTCGGcctttaataaaataagttttaATACCTGCAATATGATACATATTTCTAGAAAGTTTTATATGATTAAGTACACTCAGACAACTTTTCTATGCATAGGAGTTTTCTACtcctatataataataatgtcaATACCATTTATTAAATCCCCTTCCTCCGTAATATATCGATCATCGAGgaaatttaatgttttttCACTTAGGTGAACTCTTCCTGGTTTTCCCGTGCTTTCTAGTTTGTTTGCTAGAGTTACATCATTAGACCAAACATcaaatttaaatcttttaGTACCTACTATTCCACAGAGTACAGTTCCAGTATGCACTCCGACTCTCATATTAACGCCTTCTCTTCTCTCAATATCAAACTGTTTTATAGCTTCTATCATGGCTGTAAAAACacacattaattatttttcatataaatgtttcatttctataattcaataaaaaaggaagaaaatatacCTAATCCCATTTCAATACAACATTTTGCATGATCAGGCCTTGGTTCTGGGCATCCACTTACACAGTAATAACAATCTCCCAATGTAGAAATTTTCTCACATCCATGATGTTCACATAAATCATCAAATCTTTCAAAAAGATCATTTAAAATGCCTACCAACTCTTCTGCAGTCTTATTGGAACTCATTCGCGTAAACCCAACAATATCAGCGAATAGGATACTAACATTTTCCATTGAATGCATATTAAATGGTCGAAACAATGAGCGAATATCTGTATTATTGGACGGTATCGAacctttttttaaagaatccTCCCGTTCTCTTTCACGTTCACTTTCTGCCATTAACCAATCTGCAACTTTAGGCGGCATTACTGAGTGAATCATCTTCTCTTTAAGTTGTTTCTCCATTTCGAGCTGACGCCGGACCAACAGTGATTGCCCGACCTTCATAAAAGTACCACGCATCCTTACAAAAgtcattattaaaatatgtatacctATCAGATGAATGCAGATCTGCATTAAGATTCTTATTCCAAGACTCGTAGAAAAATAATCGTCCGAAAATGATCGGTTAGATATGTTGCTACTTAACAAATAGTTTGACATTTCACCATTTTTATGAGTTAGTACACTTTCTTCAAATATCGAAGTTGCGTTGTTTACACCTTTCGAGACTAAATCATTAGACGAAGCATTTATGGTGGAATTAATACTAGCTATCGTTGATATTATAGTGGAATTTAAGTTCTTGAAAACATTGGTATCATTCAAAACTCCAGATATCCttccaattatattttcttgattTGACTTTATTCCAAGAGCAGATAACAGTTTTGAATCCTGTGAATACGATACTAATTTCATACTTGCAGTTGTAGATTCGTTGTCACCGTGCATCACATTAGAAAATTGATTGATATTAAAGTTTTTCAGAGTGGCATCATTTTCTATCGaggtatttaataaaatatatttgctaAAAAATTCTTCTCTTGCACTTTTTGTACCATATAGGTAAGCAGtcaaaaattcaaatagaaaagaataaaccatCGATATTCCCACACAAGCATATAGTGGCATTGGCAAGACAGTGTAAATCAATAACAAAATCTCAGAACAGAGTGCAAAATGTCCGACTAGAGTTAAGCCATCTATATAGGGTGGTACTATTGTGAGAAAAAGTAAAGACAGGATGCAAAGCATGGATGCAACTCCTAATGAAATTGGTAACACataacttttataataatcacTATGTGTTAGATACAAGACTGCTGATACCATTGCTCCAATAGCAGTGAATACTGCTGCTATAGCTGGCCATGTTGTAGTATTGTATTCTGCTCCAATTACAACAAAATATGCCAGCCATGTTAAAGAAACcagtaaaatatatgttagAGCATacctaaaaaataata
This DNA window, taken from Bombus fervidus isolate BK054 chromosome 14, iyBomFerv1, whole genome shotgun sequence, encodes the following:
- the Ac13e gene encoding adenylyl cyclase 13E isoform X1, with translation MSSMTPPLNRKRSSSVSFTRAKDDSEDATDEIHISLAPYIQTYLAHSGQGLGCCGISLPVPFERAAPRSWWNPRFDSEILEEQFKRSAFPQIRLRFRYALTYILLVSLTWLAYFVVIGAEYNTTTWPAIAAVFTAIGAMVSAVLYLTHSDYYKSYVLPISLGVASMLCILSLLFLTIVPPYIDGLTLVGHFALCSEILLLIYTVLPMPLYACVGISMVYSFLFEFLTAYLYGTKSAREEFFSKYILLNTSIENDATLKNFNINQFSNVMHGDNESTTASMKLVSYSQDSKLLSALGIKSNQENIIGRISGVLNDTNVFKNLNSTIISTIASINSTINASSNDLVSKGVNNATSIFEESVLTHKNGEMSNYLLSSNISNRSFSDDYFSTSLGIRILMQICIHLIGIHILIMTFVRMRGTFMKVGQSLLVRRQLEMEKQLKEKMIHSVMPPKVADWLMAESEREREREDSLKKGSIPSNNTDIRSLFRPFNMHSMENVSILFADIVGFTRMSSNKTAEELVGILNDLFERFDDLCEHHGCEKISTLGDCYYCVSGCPEPRPDHAKCCIEMGLAMIEAIKQFDIERREGVNMRVGVHTGTVLCGIVGTKRFKFDVWSNDVTLANKLESTGKPGRVHLSEKTLNFLDDRYITEEGDLINGIKTYFIKGRKSDFTNQFIMNITSPTSISPLMQSRHRLASCNSQSKSKYHYLHMVTNTSNYRMKANSLPSILDSENGDTDTADEKGNANKSPISVASYGKKKARNKPWKYLQRQRTTEEMTPLEMEEPKAIIVDKSKIESQSYEDRNGFRQNTSQNEIEMDPNPVPSSPLLSGQEPLSRASSMCSRKDSGIRSNSRRSSIQQQLFLMNGMAQGDLLAHRVSGYYTSSSTLNSVHEPSSSVPPYPFPPAVTDTFGACFHKLRKQSDLQLIRCVQDNVSSQRSYFVKPPLSSMTLFFKNKEMEKEYRENAHKVSECISGNPPTLATSRFNTYFDILISALVYTAVTVSLFLICYPTLYYIIFFVSAATIQIIAVLLCVRQLLYPDMVHATVTQRIFKFFSQWYPWHICGAILVGLPITSILLNYTCSNFHNLNNFEYYYGYLIVVGIVHFCNFTQLNCWMKNFLVTFMGVLFLYLVMHHVIYDQENLGNQFINNSLNYSQAMINKRAIGLISNQFNEIMAKKGFDNTSDLLLNSTTKLVFMRLREAEIRYHKRLYNSEIFLDLILLLLLVWFLNREFEISYRLSFHGNAVAARDKSRVQSMKNQADWLLHNIIPKYVADQLKTTAKYSQNHKAVGIIFASIVNFNELYDESYLGGKEYLRVLNELIGDFDELLEKPEFSNVEKIKTIGSTFMAASGLNPQVRQQSEHEYMHLFQLINFAMAMHKVINDFNRELLGFKLILRIGFNYGDVTAGVIGATKLYYDIWGDAVNIASRMDSTGVAGRIQVAKNSLDILSERYEFEPRGQVYVKGKDNMDVFLLIGEKGDINTTTNT
- the Ac13e gene encoding adenylyl cyclase 13E isoform X2 — protein: MSSMTPPLNRKRSSSVSFTRAKDDSEDATDEIHISLAPYIQTYLAHSGQGLGCCGISLPVPFERAAPRSWWNPRFDSEILEEQFKRSAFPQIRLRFRYALTYILLVSLTWLAYFVVIGAEYNTTTWPAIAAVFTAIGAMVSAVLYLTHSDYYKSYVLPISLGVASMLCILSLLFLTIVPPYIDGLTLVGHFALCSEILLLIYTVLPMPLYACVGISMVYSFLFEFLTAYLYGTKSAREEFFSKYILLNTSIENDATLKNFNINQFSNVMHGDNESTTASMKLVSYSQDSKLLSALGIKSNQENIIGRISGVLNDTNVFKNLNSTIISTIASINSTINASSNDLVSKGVNNATSIFEESVLTHKNGEMSNYLLSSNISNRSFSDDYFSTSLGIRILMQICIHLIGIHILIMTFVRMRGTFMKVGQSLLVRRQLEMEKQLKEKMIHSVMPPKVADWLMAESEREREREDSLKKGSIPSNNTDIRSLFRPFNMHSMENVSILFADIVGFTRMSSNKTAEELVGILNDLFERFDDLCEHHGCEKISTLGDCYYCVSGCPEPRPDHAKCCIEMGLAMIEAIKQFDIERREGVNMRVGVHTGTVLCGIVGTKRFKFDVWSNDVTLANKLESTGKPGRVHLSEKTLNFLDDRYITEEGDLINGIKTYFIKGRKSDFTNQFIMNITSPTSISPLMQSRHRLASCNSQSKSKYHYLHMVTNTSNYRMKANSLPSILDSENGDTDTADEKGNANKSPISVASYGKKKARNKPWKYLQRQRTTEEMTPLEMEEPKAIIVDKSKIESQSYEDRNGFRQNTSQNEIEMDPNPVPSSPLLSGQEPLSRASSMCSRKDSGIRSNSRRSSIQQQLFLMNGMAQGDLLAHRVSGYYTSSSTLNSVHEPSSSVPPYPFPPAVTDTFGACFHKLRKQSDLQLISSYDFIFHEGAFKIM